From the ANME-2 cluster archaeon genome, one window contains:
- the sepF gene encoding cell division protein SepF, producing the protein MVALKKIFGGSSSSKSASDEYVDLDLSDYEEVVENEPAEMYIRIAELNNLNDIPDLKKEIYNGNVLLVDISLIKQDKFNLDRAIKELKQVVEDTHGDIAGIGEDQVIVAPMGVRINRSKIIGVKK; encoded by the coding sequence ATGGTAGCACTCAAGAAAATATTCGGTGGCTCGTCATCTTCAAAATCAGCAAGTGACGAATATGTGGACCTTGACCTCAGCGATTATGAAGAGGTCGTCGAAAATGAACCTGCAGAGATGTATATCCGAATTGCAGAGCTCAATAACCTGAATGATATACCGGACCTGAAAAAAGAGATATATAATGGAAATGTACTGCTGGTGGATATATCTCTGATAAAGCAGGATAAATTCAATCTGGACCGGGCAATTAAGGAACTCAAGCAGGTAGTAGAGGATACCCACGGAGATATTGCCGGTATTGGGGAAGACCAGGTTATCGTGGCTCCGATGGGTGTAAGGATAAATCGCTCAAAGATCATCGGTGTCAAAAAGTGA
- a CDS encoding RNA-binding protein codes for MKIRARHQLRKSQSKDMIHKIGELFTDANVILANKKFEIAVTDEYELLLVDSEPLFFIMDGEPFFTVKGALKLKPDKKVVTVDAGAIPFVVKGADVMKPGIVSADPGIAEGDLVIVIEETHGKALAVGRALVPGDQMTEGGGKAIRTVHIVGDKLWNMTV; via the coding sequence GTGAAAATTAGAGCCAGACACCAGTTACGAAAAAGCCAGTCAAAAGACATGATACATAAGATAGGGGAATTATTTACCGATGCCAATGTCATACTTGCCAATAAAAAGTTTGAGATAGCGGTCACAGATGAATACGAACTGCTGCTGGTCGATAGTGAACCACTTTTTTTTATCATGGATGGTGAGCCGTTCTTCACGGTAAAAGGAGCACTGAAACTAAAACCGGATAAGAAGGTAGTAACTGTTGATGCAGGAGCGATACCTTTTGTGGTAAAGGGTGCTGATGTCATGAAACCGGGTATCGTGTCTGCGGACCCGGGTATAGCAGAAGGCGATCTCGTCATAGTCATTGAAGAAACACATGGTAAAGCATTAGCTGTGGGTCGTGCGCTGGTGCCAGGGGACCAGATGACCGAAGGGGGCGGGAAAGCGATAAGGACGGTACACATTGTAGGCGATAAATTATGGAATATGACGGTGTAA
- a CDS encoding ZPR1 zinc finger domain-containing protein → MNEDIEPILTRTTCPLCQGEIILTWYIDTIPFFGEIVINSAHCNCGFKYADTMVLNQREPVKYTLRVESLADLDARVVRSSSGTIRIPELGIDIEPGSASESFISNVEGVLCRVEEVLGMVSRWKDEPLQTTDRAHEVLHALDEVKRGERDITLIIEDPLGNSAIIAERAIKQELTPQEAENLKTGMIVLEKDDLPESLR, encoded by the coding sequence GTGAATGAGGACATCGAACCAATTTTAACCAGGACAACATGTCCCCTGTGCCAGGGTGAAATTATACTCACCTGGTACATAGATACTATTCCTTTTTTTGGTGAGATCGTAATTAACAGTGCTCATTGTAATTGCGGTTTTAAATATGCTGATACCATGGTACTTAACCAGCGTGAACCGGTAAAGTACACGTTGAGGGTCGAGTCACTGGCTGACCTGGATGCCAGGGTAGTACGTTCCTCATCAGGTACGATACGGATACCTGAGTTAGGCATTGATATTGAACCGGGCTCTGCCAGTGAATCCTTCATATCCAATGTGGAGGGGGTGCTCTGCCGCGTTGAGGAAGTGCTGGGTATGGTGAGCCGCTGGAAAGATGAGCCCCTACAGACCACTGACCGGGCCCATGAAGTATTACATGCACTGGATGAGGTGAAACGTGGCGAACGTGATATTACTCTTATCATCGAAGACCCGCTTGGCAACAGTGCAATTATAGCTGAGCGGGCAATAAAGCAGGAACTGACACCCCAAGAAGCTGAAAACCTGAAAACAGGTATGATCGTGCTTGAAAAGGATGACCTGCCAGAGTCATT